A single region of the Methanothermobacter sp. K4 genome encodes:
- a CDS encoding DNA-directed RNA polymerase subunit N — MIPVRCLSCGKPVSAYFNEYQKRVADGEDPKDVLDDLGLKRYCCRRMLISHVETW; from the coding sequence ATGATTCCAGTAAGATGTTTAAGCTGCGGAAAACCGGTATCAGCCTATTTCAATGAGTATCAGAAAAGAGTGGCTGATGGAGAGGACCCCAAGGATGTACTTGATGACCTGGGTCTTAAGAGGTACTGCTGCAGACGAATGTTAATTTCACATGTTGAGACATGGTAG
- the mvk gene encoding mevalonate kinase, which translates to MKSRASAPAKAILFGEHAVVYGKPAIAAAIDRRVTVTLGDSSENRVTIPSLGVDFRSESSPRGGILDYVGRTLKLYHDGSPLSIQIEMEIPVGSGLGSSAALTVALIGALDGYHGRESEPEDTAARAHRVELEVQGAASPLDTTVSTYGGMVYLDSQRNVEKFDAGLHDLVIAHLDHSGDTAEMVAGVAELRSRFPDVMDGIMDAVEMITLRAYRALLSNSPEPIGDLMNINQGLLDAMGVSTGELSMMVYEARRAGAAGSKITGAGGGGSIIAYCPGCAEEVAEALNRNWNAMKASFSEEGLIR; encoded by the coding sequence TTGAAGTCACGGGCATCAGCACCTGCCAAGGCCATTCTTTTTGGTGAACATGCCGTTGTATATGGTAAACCTGCTATTGCGGCTGCAATAGATAGAAGGGTGACTGTAACCCTGGGGGATTCATCTGAAAACCGGGTTACCATACCATCACTGGGAGTTGATTTCAGGTCTGAATCCAGCCCCAGGGGGGGTATTCTTGACTACGTTGGGAGAACCCTCAAACTCTACCATGACGGCTCACCACTCAGTATCCAGATCGAAATGGAGATACCTGTGGGGTCGGGCCTCGGCTCATCAGCGGCACTCACAGTTGCACTCATAGGGGCCCTTGATGGATACCATGGAAGGGAATCAGAACCTGAGGATACCGCGGCAAGGGCCCACAGGGTTGAACTCGAAGTCCAGGGAGCCGCAAGTCCCCTTGACACCACAGTGAGCACATATGGCGGCATGGTGTACCTTGACAGTCAGAGGAATGTGGAAAAATTTGATGCAGGGCTGCATGATCTTGTAATAGCGCACCTGGACCATTCAGGTGACACTGCAGAGATGGTTGCAGGTGTCGCAGAGCTCCGCAGCAGGTTCCCGGATGTCATGGATGGAATCATGGATGCGGTTGAAATGATAACCCTCAGGGCCTACAGGGCCCTCCTGAGTAACAGCCCGGAACCCATAGGGGACCTCATGAACATAAACCAGGGGCTCCTTGACGCCATGGGCGTGTCCACAGGGGAACTTTCAATGATGGTCTATGAGGCCAGGAGGGCAGGCGCAGCAGGCTCCAAGATCACAGGTGCCGGCGGAGGCGGGAGCATAATAGCATACTGTCCTGGCTGCGCAGAAGAGGTTGCTGAGGCCCTCAACAGGAACTGGAATGCAATGAAGGCCAGTTTTTCAGAAGAGGGTCTGATTCGATAA
- a CDS encoding 30S ribosomal protein S9 — translation MRKVIHTSGKRKTAIARGTISEGKGRVRINKVPVELYTPELARLKIMEPLQLAGDIVNDVDINIRVVGGGIVGQAEAARMVIARGLVEWTGDMDLKEKFVRYDRTMLVGDPRRSEPKKYGGRGARARRQKSYR, via the coding sequence ATGAGGAAGGTTATTCACACAAGCGGCAAAAGGAAAACCGCCATTGCAAGGGGAACCATCAGTGAAGGTAAGGGTAGAGTGAGGATCAATAAGGTGCCTGTTGAACTCTACACCCCTGAACTTGCAAGGCTCAAGATCATGGAACCACTGCAGCTGGCCGGCGATATCGTTAATGATGTGGACATAAACATCAGGGTCGTCGGAGGCGGAATCGTGGGTCAGGCAGAGGCTGCAAGGATGGTCATAGCCAGGGGCCTCGTGGAATGGACAGGGGACATGGACCTCAAGGAGAAGTTTGTGAGGTATGACAGGACAATGCTTGTAGGGGACCCCAGGCGTTCAGAGCCCAAGAAGTACGGTGGACGCGGCGCCCGTGCAAGGAGACAGAAGAGTTACAGGTAG
- the eno gene encoding phosphopyruvate hydratase, translated as MESIIEDVRVRKILDSRGNPTVEVDVITWNGFGRAAAPSGASTGSREVTAFPSGGVDEIITEVEDIISSELIGMDAVDLQDIDLVLKEIDGTENLSSLGGNTVVAVSMATARAAASSYNMPLYRFLGGNLATAIPYPLGNMINGGAHAGENAPDIQEFLVVPVGAEDITEAVFANAAVHKRIRELIQKKDPSFTGGKGDEGGWVPSLSNHDALEIQVKACEEVTDELGVEVRPSLDLAASEFWDPETEKYVYKQEKVQKDTGEQIEFVREIIETYDMYYVEDPFHEGDFEGFSELTSLVGDRCIICGDDIFVTNREILREGIEMGAANGIIIKPNQIGTLTDTYLTVKLALENRYTPVVSHRSGETTDDTIAHLAVAFGAPLIKTGAIGGERIAKLNELIRIQEEIPYSTMAELPF; from the coding sequence GTGGAAAGTATAATTGAAGATGTTCGAGTAAGAAAAATTCTTGACAGCAGGGGAAACCCAACAGTTGAGGTTGATGTTATAACCTGGAACGGCTTTGGAAGGGCGGCGGCCCCCAGCGGTGCAAGTACAGGTTCCAGGGAGGTCACCGCATTCCCATCAGGTGGAGTTGATGAGATCATAACAGAGGTTGAGGATATAATCTCATCAGAACTCATAGGGATGGATGCCGTTGACCTGCAGGACATAGACCTCGTTTTAAAGGAGATTGATGGAACCGAGAACCTCTCATCACTTGGGGGAAACACTGTGGTGGCTGTCTCAATGGCAACCGCCAGGGCGGCTGCTTCATCGTACAACATGCCCCTCTACAGGTTCCTTGGCGGTAACCTTGCAACTGCCATACCATACCCCCTGGGTAACATGATAAACGGGGGAGCCCATGCCGGAGAGAACGCACCCGACATACAGGAGTTCCTCGTGGTGCCTGTGGGTGCGGAGGACATAACCGAGGCGGTATTTGCAAATGCAGCAGTCCATAAGAGGATAAGGGAACTCATACAGAAAAAGGACCCCTCCTTCACGGGGGGTAAGGGTGATGAGGGAGGATGGGTGCCGAGCCTATCAAACCATGATGCCCTGGAGATACAGGTAAAAGCCTGTGAGGAGGTCACAGATGAACTCGGCGTTGAGGTAAGGCCATCACTGGACCTGGCAGCAAGTGAATTCTGGGACCCCGAGACAGAAAAATACGTCTACAAACAGGAGAAGGTCCAGAAGGACACCGGTGAACAGATAGAGTTTGTCAGGGAGATCATCGAGACCTACGACATGTACTATGTTGAGGACCCCTTCCATGAGGGTGACTTCGAAGGATTCTCTGAACTCACATCACTTGTAGGGGACCGCTGCATAATCTGCGGTGACGACATCTTTGTAACCAACAGGGAGATACTCAGGGAGGGCATAGAGATGGGTGCCGCCAATGGTATAATAATCAAACCAAACCAGATAGGCACACTCACAGACACCTACCTGACAGTCAAACTTGCCCTTGAGAACCGTTACACACCTGTGGTCTCCCACAGGTCAGGTGAGACAACAGATGATACAATAGCCCACCTTGCAGTGGCATTCGGCGCACCACTCATCAAGACAGGTGCCATAGGCGGCGAGAGGATAGCCAAACTGAATGAACTCATACGCATACAGGAAGAGATTCCATATTCCACCATGGCTGAACTGCCATTTTAA
- a CDS encoding RNase J family beta-CASP ribonuclease — protein sequence MSVEVIAIGGYEEVGKNMSAVKVGDDVVIFDMGIHLDRVHIHEDTDIARMHSLDLIERGVIPDDTLMKDVDGKVRAIVFTHGHLDHIGAVAKLAHRYQAPIIATPYTIALIERTIKAERKFNVLNTLQVLNAGKKCQISPGITLEFIQSTHSIPQSVIAALHTPEGIIVYALDFKFDDHQKISPPPDYHRLRELGRKGVLAMIVETTRANEKQEVKTHSEKVARIVLEDIMKNPLEERNGMIVTTFSSHMERIQAISDIASQSDRQMLLLGRSMERYCGLAEAMGILKLPENASIYGSPKAVNRALARAEAKREDYLLITTGHQGEPDALLPRIANAKTQFRIKRGDNVVISAPVIPNPMNVANRNLMERRLASSGARIYTNAHVSGHAGREDHRDFIRMLNPMHIIPAHGDLSMLSAYAEIAEEEGYKLGNDIHILRNGQAQVFNGGIR from the coding sequence TTGAGCGTAGAAGTAATAGCGATCGGCGGATACGAGGAAGTAGGTAAGAACATGTCCGCCGTTAAGGTGGGGGATGATGTTGTAATATTTGACATGGGGATTCACCTTGACAGGGTTCACATACATGAGGACACGGACATCGCAAGGATGCACAGCCTGGACCTCATAGAGAGGGGTGTCATACCGGATGATACACTCATGAAGGACGTTGATGGGAAGGTCAGGGCAATAGTGTTCACACACGGTCACCTGGACCACATAGGGGCAGTTGCAAAGCTGGCCCACAGGTACCAGGCCCCCATAATAGCAACACCCTACACAATAGCACTCATAGAGAGGACCATAAAGGCAGAGCGAAAGTTCAATGTCCTCAACACACTCCAGGTCCTCAATGCAGGGAAGAAGTGCCAGATATCCCCCGGGATAACACTGGAGTTCATACAGTCAACCCACAGTATACCACAGTCAGTCATAGCAGCACTCCACACACCTGAGGGTATAATAGTCTATGCACTTGACTTCAAATTCGATGACCACCAGAAGATATCACCACCACCAGACTACCACCGCCTCAGGGAGCTTGGAAGGAAGGGAGTCCTTGCAATGATAGTTGAAACAACCAGGGCCAACGAGAAACAGGAGGTCAAGACACACTCAGAGAAGGTTGCAAGGATAGTCCTTGAGGATATAATGAAGAACCCCCTTGAGGAGAGGAATGGAATGATAGTGACCACCTTCTCCTCCCACATGGAGCGTATACAGGCCATAAGTGACATAGCATCACAGAGCGACAGGCAGATGCTCCTCCTTGGAAGGTCAATGGAGAGGTACTGTGGACTCGCAGAGGCCATGGGCATACTCAAACTCCCGGAGAACGCCAGCATATACGGGAGCCCCAAGGCTGTTAACAGGGCCCTTGCACGCGCAGAGGCAAAGCGTGAGGATTACCTCCTCATCACAACGGGTCACCAGGGGGAACCCGATGCGCTGCTGCCGAGGATAGCCAATGCAAAGACCCAGTTCAGGATAAAGAGGGGTGACAATGTGGTGATATCAGCCCCTGTCATACCCAACCCAATGAACGTTGCAAACAGGAACCTCATGGAGAGGCGCCTGGCATCAAGCGGTGCAAGGATCTACACAAATGCACACGTATCCGGGCATGCGGGAAGGGAGGACCACAGGGACTTCATAAGGATGCTCAACCCCATGCACATAATACCCGCCCACGGCGACCTCAGCATGCTCTCGGCCTACGCCGAGATAGCAGAGGAGGAGGGCTACAAGCTGGGTAACGACATACACATCTTGAGGAATGGACAGGCACAGGTATTTAATGGAGGTATCCGATGA
- a CDS encoding 50S ribosomal protein L13, producing the protein MIINGEGHILGRLASVVSQKLLEGEEVVVLNAEKIIITGSKQWAYSKYKQRIDRASISNPRRMGPKYPRRPDDIFRRTVRGMLPYRKSRGREAFKGLKAYVGVPREFKDEEMVEIPEARAGNIKKGMELGEISELLGAKF; encoded by the coding sequence ATGATCATCAATGGAGAAGGACATATCCTTGGAAGACTGGCAAGTGTGGTCAGCCAGAAACTCCTGGAAGGGGAGGAAGTGGTTGTCCTCAATGCTGAGAAAATCATAATCACAGGCTCAAAGCAGTGGGCATACAGCAAGTACAAGCAGAGAATTGACAGGGCCAGCATATCAAACCCCCGCAGAATGGGTCCAAAGTACCCGAGAAGACCCGACGACATATTCAGAAGAACCGTGAGGGGAATGCTCCCCTACAGGAAATCAAGGGGCAGAGAGGCCTTCAAGGGACTGAAGGCATATGTTGGCGTTCCAAGGGAATTCAAGGACGAAGAAATGGTTGAAATACCTGAGGCCAGGGCAGGTAACATAAAGAAGGGAATGGAGCTTGGAGAGATATCAGAACTTCTGGGCGCTAAATTCTAA
- a CDS encoding DNA-directed RNA polymerase subunit K, translating to MASKKLTRFERARLIGARALQISMGARPQVEIQESLDPVDIARKELEKKVMPLDVRRDK from the coding sequence ATGGCGTCAAAAAAACTCACACGTTTTGAAAGGGCTAGGTTGATAGGTGCCAGGGCACTCCAGATATCCATGGGTGCAAGGCCCCAGGTTGAGATTCAGGAGTCACTGGACCCTGTTGATATAGCCAGGAAGGAACTTGAAAAGAAGGTAATGCCACTGGATGTTAGAAGAGACAAATAA
- the rpsB gene encoding 30S ribosomal protein S2 produces MSELLIPLDKYLAAGLHIGTQQKTADMEKYIYRVRSDGLYVLDIRKTNDRIIAASKFLAKYEPDDILAVSTRQYGQEPVRKFGEVTGARTIPGRFIPGTLTNPNYSKFIEPQVLVATDPRSDSQAIVEAKQIGLPVVALCDTENLLGNVDIAIPVNNKGRKAIALVYWLLARQLLREKGVLKEDEDLDVPPTEFELKI; encoded by the coding sequence TTGTCAGAACTACTGATACCACTAGACAAATACCTTGCAGCAGGACTGCACATTGGAACACAGCAGAAAACAGCTGATATGGAGAAATACATCTACCGTGTAAGATCAGATGGACTCTACGTCCTTGATATAAGGAAAACAAATGACAGGATAATAGCGGCCTCAAAGTTCCTTGCAAAGTATGAGCCAGACGATATACTGGCCGTATCAACCAGGCAGTATGGACAGGAACCTGTCAGGAAATTCGGTGAGGTGACAGGTGCAAGGACAATACCAGGCAGATTCATCCCGGGGACACTGACAAACCCCAACTATTCCAAGTTCATTGAACCACAGGTGCTGGTTGCCACCGATCCAAGATCAGATTCACAGGCAATAGTCGAGGCCAAACAGATAGGCCTGCCTGTCGTGGCACTCTGCGACACAGAGAACCTCCTTGGAAATGTTGACATTGCAATACCCGTCAACAACAAGGGCCGTAAGGCCATAGCCCTTGTATACTGGCTCCTGGCAAGGCAGCTGCTCAGGGAGAAGGGTGTGCTCAAGGAGGATGAGGACCTGGATGTGCCTCCCACTGAATTCGAACTGAAAATTTAG
- the fni gene encoding type 2 isopentenyl-diphosphate Delta-isomerase, whose product MISDRKLEHLILCTSCDVEYRKRTGFEEIEIVHRAIPEINREKIDIGLDFLGKELSSPIMISAITGGHPAALKINRELARAAEELGIALGLGSQRAGVEHPEVEETYSIARREAPSALLVGNIGSSHLEYAERAVEMIDADALAVHLNPLQESIQPGGDVDSKGALESISTIVESMDVPVMVKETGAGISSEDAIKLEACGVAAIDVAGAGGTSWAAVETYRADDRYMGELFWDWGIPTAASTVEVAESVNVPVIASGGIRSGIDAAKAIALGATMAGIALPVLEAAAQGYRAVMKVIERFNEALKTAMYLAGAETLDDLRNSQVIIMGRTREWLNERGFETIKYARR is encoded by the coding sequence ATGATTTCGGATAGAAAACTGGAGCATTTAATCCTGTGCACAAGCTGTGACGTGGAGTACAGGAAGAGGACAGGGTTCGAGGAAATTGAAATAGTTCACAGGGCCATACCTGAGATAAACAGGGAAAAAATAGATATAGGCCTGGATTTCCTGGGTAAGGAGCTTTCATCACCCATAATGATAAGTGCAATCACTGGGGGCCACCCGGCAGCCCTCAAAATAAACAGAGAACTTGCAAGGGCCGCAGAGGAACTCGGAATTGCACTTGGACTTGGAAGCCAGAGGGCCGGTGTTGAACACCCGGAGGTTGAGGAGACCTATAGCATAGCAAGGAGGGAGGCACCATCAGCTTTGCTCGTGGGTAACATTGGAAGCTCCCACCTTGAATATGCAGAGAGGGCAGTTGAGATGATAGACGCGGATGCACTCGCAGTGCACCTCAACCCCCTACAGGAGTCAATACAACCAGGAGGCGACGTGGACTCAAAAGGGGCCCTCGAATCCATATCAACGATTGTGGAGTCCATGGATGTCCCTGTAATGGTCAAGGAGACAGGTGCAGGTATATCCTCAGAGGACGCCATAAAACTAGAAGCATGTGGAGTGGCGGCCATAGACGTTGCAGGTGCAGGCGGCACCAGCTGGGCCGCAGTTGAAACCTACCGTGCAGATGACAGATACATGGGTGAGCTGTTCTGGGACTGGGGAATACCCACCGCTGCAAGCACCGTGGAGGTTGCAGAGTCAGTGAACGTGCCCGTGATCGCATCAGGGGGTATAAGAAGTGGAATTGACGCTGCAAAGGCCATAGCCCTCGGCGCAACGATGGCTGGAATAGCACTCCCGGTACTTGAAGCGGCAGCCCAGGGCTACAGGGCCGTTATGAAGGTAATTGAAAGGTTCAACGAGGCACTTAAAACCGCCATGTACCTTGCAGGTGCAGAAACACTTGACGATCTCAGAAATTCACAGGTCATAATAATGGGCCGAACCAGAGAATGGCTAAATGAAAGGGGCTTTGAAACAATAAAATACGCCAGGAGGTAA
- a CDS encoding isopentenyl phosphate kinase codes for MIILKVGGSVITRKDSEEPEIDAENLQRIASEISDASPSSLMIIHGAGSFGHPFAGKYRIGSEIKDEEEFRKRRFGSALTQNWVRKLNTYICDALLGEGIPAVSMPPSAFIRAENGRIRDADLSMIKSYLEEGMVPVSYGDVVLDSNTSVRFSVISGDQLINHFSIRLRPERVILGTDVDGVYTRNPKKYPDARLLDVIGSLDDLESLDGTVNTDVTGGMVGKVRELLVLAERGIESEIINAGVPGNILKALRGEAVRGTRIRK; via the coding sequence ATGATCATTCTCAAAGTAGGTGGAAGTGTAATTACCAGAAAGGACTCTGAGGAACCTGAGATAGATGCGGAAAACCTTCAGAGGATAGCCTCAGAGATCTCAGACGCTTCACCATCATCACTCATGATAATACATGGGGCCGGATCATTCGGCCACCCATTCGCAGGAAAATACAGGATAGGATCTGAAATAAAGGATGAGGAGGAATTCAGAAAGCGGAGATTTGGATCCGCACTCACACAGAACTGGGTCAGGAAACTCAACACATACATATGTGACGCTCTCCTTGGTGAGGGAATACCGGCGGTCTCCATGCCCCCATCAGCATTCATAAGGGCTGAGAATGGCCGCATCAGGGATGCTGATCTTTCAATGATAAAATCCTACCTGGAGGAGGGGATGGTCCCTGTAAGTTACGGTGACGTGGTCCTTGATTCAAACACCAGCGTGAGGTTCTCTGTGATATCCGGGGACCAACTCATAAACCACTTTTCCATCAGGTTAAGGCCAGAGAGGGTCATACTGGGAACAGATGTGGACGGGGTTTACACCAGAAATCCAAAGAAATACCCTGATGCAAGGCTTCTTGATGTTATAGGATCCCTTGATGACCTCGAATCCCTTGATGGGACAGTGAACACCGATGTTACAGGTGGAATGGTTGGTAAGGTGAGGGAACTCCTGGTCCTCGCAGAGAGGGGTATAGAATCAGAGATAATAAATGCAGGTGTGCCTGGAAATATCCTGAAGGCCCTCCGTGGAGAGGCTGTGAGGGGCACCAGGATCAGAAAATAG
- the amrB gene encoding AmmeMemoRadiSam system protein B, producing MIRRPAVAGAFYERDPAALRRRIEWCFNHELGPGGLPVRGSARNMKGVIAPHAGYMYSGPVAAHAYHELVSDGIPETFVIICPNHTGMGSGVSLMQRGAWETPLGVVDIDSELAEAIVRESGIIDIDGTAHLGEHSCEVHVPFIQYFTDKFRIVPITMWMQDQETATDVGHAVAAAIERTERDAVVIASTDFTHYSPADVAGSIDSRIIERITEMDDTGMYGVITELNATMCGYGPVAASITASRMLGASECRLLKYATSGDITGDQSSVVGYASLVLRG from the coding sequence ATGATAAGAAGACCTGCAGTGGCGGGAGCTTTCTATGAGCGGGACCCTGCAGCGCTCAGAAGGCGAATCGAATGGTGCTTCAACCATGAACTGGGGCCAGGTGGCCTGCCAGTCAGGGGTTCCGCCAGGAACATGAAGGGGGTGATCGCCCCCCACGCAGGTTACATGTACTCAGGACCTGTGGCAGCCCACGCCTACCATGAGCTGGTATCAGATGGTATACCGGAAACATTCGTGATAATCTGCCCCAACCACACGGGCATGGGGTCAGGGGTCTCACTGATGCAGAGGGGAGCATGGGAAACACCCCTCGGTGTCGTGGATATTGACAGTGAACTTGCAGAGGCCATTGTGAGGGAATCAGGCATCATTGATATTGACGGGACCGCCCACCTTGGAGAGCACAGCTGTGAGGTCCATGTACCATTCATCCAGTACTTCACAGATAAATTCAGGATAGTCCCCATTACCATGTGGATGCAGGACCAGGAGACAGCCACAGACGTTGGACATGCAGTGGCGGCAGCGATTGAGAGGACAGAAAGGGATGCGGTGGTCATTGCAAGCACTGACTTCACCCACTACAGCCCCGCCGATGTTGCCGGCTCCATCGACAGCAGGATAATTGAGAGGATAACCGAAATGGACGATACCGGCATGTACGGCGTTATCACAGAACTCAATGCAACCATGTGTGGTTACGGGCCAGTGGCAGCCAGCATCACAGCATCCAGGATGCTCGGCGCCAGTGAGTGCAGGCTGTTAAAGTATGCCACGAGTGGTGATATAACAGGGGACCAGAGTTCAGTTGTGGGCTACGCCTCCCTTGTCCTGAGAGGCTGA